One Camelus ferus isolate YT-003-E chromosome 21, BCGSAC_Cfer_1.0, whole genome shotgun sequence genomic region harbors:
- the LRRC52 gene encoding leucine-rich repeat-containing protein 52, translating into MPLASGPGPGWLLFSFGMGLASGLKCPVDCQCQTQEVICTGMQLTEYPPDIPLNTRRLYLSDNRIRFLPAMTLGLLSDLVYLDCQKNLIQEVMDYTFIGVFKLIYLDLSFNNLSLISPYSFSVLSNLVQLNLSNNPRLLSLNKYTFANTSSLRYLDLRNTGLQTLDHAAFQNLVSLQTLYLSGNPWKCNCSFLDFSIYLIVSHLNHPDDQNATCVEPTELAGWPIAQVGNPLRYMCITHLDQQDYVFVLLIGFCIFAAGTVAAWLTGVCAVLYQNAHRRSSEDEGEDEYGQRVEVSRRIFQRGMESGHDGFPQLI; encoded by the exons ATGCCCCTTGCTTCAGGCCCTGGGCCCGGGTGGTTACTCTTTTCCTTTGGAATGGGACTGGCATCAGGGTTAAAGTGTCCAGTTGATTGTCAGTGTCAAACCCAAGAAGTGATCTGCACAGGGATGCAATTAACTGAATACCCCCCCGACATCCCCCTGAACACCCGGAGGCTGTACCTGAGTGATAACAGAATCCGTTTCTTGCCAGCGATGACTCTAGGACTCCTCAGTGACCTTGTTTACTTGGACTGTCAGAAAAACCTGATTCAGGAGGTGATGGATTATACCTTCATCGGGGTCTTCAAACTCATCTACCTCGATCTCAGCTTCAACAATCTATCCTTGATCTCCCCATACAGTTTCTCCGTGCTTAGCAACCTGGTGCAGCTGAATCTCTCCAACAACCCTCGTCTGTTATCACTTAACAAGTACACCTTTGCCAACACCAGCTCTTTGAGGTATCTGGACCTCAGAAATACCGGCTTGCAGACCTTGGACCACGCTGCCTTCCAAAACCTCGTATCACTCCAGACCCTGTATCTGAGTGGAAACCCCTGGAAGTGCAACTGCTCCTTCCTGGACTTCTCCATCTACTTGATAGTGTCCCATCTGAACCATCCAG ATGACCAAAACGCTACGTGCGTGGAGCCCACAGAGCTGGCAGGGTGGCCCATCGCGCAGGTGGGGAACCCGCTCCGGTACATGTGCATCACGCACCTGGACCAGCAAGACTACGTCTTCGTGCTGCTCATCGGCTTCTGCATCTTCGCGGCGGGCACCGTGGCCGCCTGGCTGACGGGCGTGTGCGCTGTGCTCTACCAGAACGCCCACCGCAGGTCGAGCGAGGACGAGGGCGAGGACGAGTACGGGCAGAGGGTGGAAGTCAGCAGGAGGATTTTCCAAAGAGGGATGGAATCGGGCCACGACGGGTTCCCTCAGCTGATTTAG